The following coding sequences lie in one Miscanthus floridulus cultivar M001 chromosome 9, ASM1932011v1, whole genome shotgun sequence genomic window:
- the LOC136479052 gene encoding caffeoyl-CoA O-methyltransferase 1-like codes for MTMPPDKAQVLRMLIKLCGTKNSIEWACSTDACSCLRPSRSPATASSWPSMSRDYYKLSWPFFDQVRVTHKDGLLCVDPTLKHLHALLTDQANHSAFDFVFVDADSQTDDSSPNPL; via the coding sequence ATGACGATGCCCCCAGACAAGGCACAGGTGCTGCGGATGCTGATCAAGCTCTGTGGCACCAAGAACTCCATCGAGTGGGCGTGTTCAACAGATGCTTGCTCCTGTTTAAGGCCCTCGCgctccccagcaacggcaagttCATGGCCATCGATGAGCCGCGACTACTACAAGCTCAGCTGGCCGTTCTTCGACCAGGTCCGGGTCACGCACAAAGATGGACTTCTGTGTGTGGACCCCACGTTGAAGCACCTTCACGCGCTCCTCACCGACCAAGCCAACCACAGCGCCTTCGACTTCGTGTTCGTGGACGCCGACAGCCAAACAGATGATTCCTCACCCAATCCTCTTTGA
- the LOC136479053 gene encoding uncharacterized protein, with amino-acid sequence MAAVTTVRDVLYHYTFARGLYERLIGDCDCHPQVARNVVALLIWLDQGTNKVISHLPSMSTTALGHLLNEASCVIHCLRMRNLPGPPTPLLSALCQDSNMDDSRFFAFNQGRIARGVADLLDGVCTLIFDDRLYHLLRRYQTGLVGRNQELEAPYERVVVTVPEDCRSMFVTFSKGQPVERDDIFSYFRETWGDCIVRVLMEKTTGRAQPMYGRVIFKSKAFVSLVLNGVKRASLFVGGREIWLREYIPRNSSNN; translated from the exons ATGGCTGCTGTCACCACTGTCCGCGACGTGCTGTACCACTACACCTTTGCCCGCGGCCTCTACGAACGCTTGATCGGCGACTGCGACTGCCACCCGCAGGTGGCACGGAACGTCGTGGCGCTCCTCATCTGGTTGGACCAGGGCACCAACAAGGTCATTTCCCACCTGCCGAGCATGAGCACCACCGCCCTAGGCCACCTGCTCAACGAGGCCAGCTGCGTCATCCACTGCCTTCGCATGAGGAACCTCCCCGGCCCGCCGACCCCGCTCCTATCCGCGCTCTGCCAGGACAGCAACATGGACGACTCCCGCTTCTTCGCCTTCAACCAGGGCCGCATCGCCCGTGGCGTCGCCGACCTCCTCGACGGCGTGTGCACGCTCATTTTCGACGACCGCCTCTACCACCTGCTGCGCCGCTACCAGACAGGCCTTGTCGGCCGCAACCAGGAGCTCGAGGCGCCCTACGAACGCGTTGTCGTAACCGTGCCGGAGGACTGCCGCTCCATGTTCGTCACATTTTCGAAGGGCCAGCCAGTCGAACGAGACGACATCTTTAGTTACTTCAGGGA GACCTGGGGAGACTGCATTGTCCGTGTTCTCATGGAGAAGACCACTGGTCGCGCGCAGCCAATGTACGGCCGCGTCATCTTCAAGAGCAAAGCGTTCGTGAGCCTGGTGCTCAATGGCGTGAAGCGCGCATCGCTCTTCGTAGGCGGACGTGAGATCTGGCTCCGCGAGTACATCCCGCGCAACAGCAGCAACAACTGA